The Molothrus ater isolate BHLD 08-10-18 breed brown headed cowbird chromosome 6, BPBGC_Mater_1.1, whole genome shotgun sequence genome segment ctgcagcagtggctcAGGTCTCCATGGCTGCTGCAATCCGTAGGCAGCAGTGAGATGGTAAggtcaggaattttttttaacataggCAGCTCCAAAGCAGAGTCCTCAGACAGGTTTCTGCACACAGGCTCTGCACTACaatcacagctcctgctgaaaaACCTCTGCTACTGCAGAGGGGGATGTTCTGAGGAGGCATCAAGCAgacacagcagggagagagggaccGCACTTGTGCTAGAAGGACATGATTTGCGTTTGTCTTTAAAGCCCAAGTGGCATTCAAAGTTCCAAAATATTAAAGGTATTCAGGTAACAAGTTTTACATCCAATAAAACTGTCACTGCTCTTAATTCTGCCTGCAAATGTAAGATTTTAGCATGGCAGACCTTAACCATTTTAGGATGGAGCTTTTTCCTCCAAGGACACTGACTGTGGACTTGACAAAATGGGttcacaacaaaaaaatatttaaatgcttCTCAACCTTAAGTTTAGTTAATTTTTCTACTGACAAAAAGTCCCAAACCTcatcaaacaaaaaacccaaacctatCCAAAAGAACCTTAAGAAATCCCATCTAATGACTTAAAAAACCAACctgctctcttttttctcctctctgtatGACTTACTGTTGAGCAGAGGGGAAactataaaaaacaaaaccataatGTGTAAGATGAGCTTATTTTCTGGGGTAAACAACTTTGCAAGAAGCCTTTCAAGCGCCAGAGGGTTGTTCCACAGTGATGGGGACCTACAGCAGCTCTGTTAAGTCTGGTGGTTACAGCAAGAGCCCTTCTGGACAGCAAACAGAACCGCCCTGGGAATCTCTCCATCCTCCAGGAGTCCTCAGTCACCCATGTGTCAGCAGACAAAAACAGCTTTGCCTTTTAGCAACACCAAGTCATGACCAGCATAAATATAAGGCAGATGAATAAAAATCATCAGAGCCAGCAAAACAGGAGTAATCCAATGCATCTGTTTCTGGGAAAATAATGGTTGTGTGTTTTCAGAATTGTGTAATCAGGAAATTCCAATCTTTGAAAAGCAATTACTGTACCTAAAAACAGCAATTCAAAATGTGGCTTAGAggaaattaaagaagaaaacgCCTCCTAAACtgaattttctaaattttttgtATCATCCGGCCCATCTCAATGACAAGAGACAGCAACTGCCACAGCGCGGAAGGCTCAGTGCCCGGTTGTGAAACAGAATTTCTCTGCAGTCCCACCAGGGAGGAGGCAAGCGGACAAGACCCGCTGCTGCTGTCACCGCAGACGCCAGcgtgggggcacaggggagagGACGGGGGGAAGAGGACCGGGAGCGGCATCCCCGCGGGGAGCAGGTGTCGCTGCCTCCTGGCCGCGTTCCACCGCCCAGCGCGGCCGCTCCGCGCCTcggccccgcgcccggcccgcGCAGCGAGCGCAGCGCAGCGCACTGCGGTGCGGCCGCCCGCAGTGACTCAGGGCACGGCCCCGGCCCCAGCGCACCTGCCCCGGGCCGAGCACGCACTTCCATCCCACCGCTCCCCGCGCTCCCGGCAAACGCCGCCGTCCTCCCGctctctgccccttccctccgCCGCAGCGGGACCTGCGCGCTCCCCCCGCGGCCAGCGCTTGGCCTCGCCGggctcccggcgctgccgccgctgctCCGCGCTTGTCCCGCTCACCTTCCGCGGGCAGATCCTGCCGTGCGCGGCGAGCGGCGACGCGGGGCGATGCTGCCTCAGCCGGCGCTGCCTCTCCCGGCGGTGCCGCctccggggcggggcggcggccggGAGCCGCTGATGGAGCCGAGGCGGGAGAAGCGCTCCCGAGGGCCGGGCGGCCACAGGGAGGTCTCGGCCAGGAAGGCTGCCAGGAACGCGTGGGCCACCCTCCCTCACGCGTCCTGTGGCCATCGCCACTTTGGGGTTGGAGGGGAACTTCAGGACCATTCgttcctgccatgggcaggtgTAAGAAGTGCATATTATATGGCTCTACGCAGATATTTACTATATGTGTTATGGTGTATTGATCAGTATCCTTTAAACCTTTTAATAGTATGGTAAACGTAGTTTTGTAGTTGTgaaaatgcgtattttatggTTGGATTTTcggaaatattaaaatgaatatgatatgtgttatgttagaagTTATGCGGTATGTATTCttttaagtactgtgttaaatatagttttaggttataaaacATATGTTAACATATATTAACATtttaacataatgttaaaatagaaactatgtatgcgggatatttttttaagagaggaatgaggtactcACACCGAGCTAGCAGCCgcaggacacctaaatctttcagagaaagagaattcatTGTTCCCTTgtcagaagaaacgaacttcttcctgcctctctcAGCCCTGAAGACACCGTCAGGATTATGAGcaagaagctgacactgaccagacaagcttttgtttgaatggaatttatgcacaatgtatgagatgtatgaatatgcaacaggctattgcttttaaaggttaatcctctgttaacgtgggtcctttttcaggcttattttgcccagaaaaaggtacctggactgtctgtaactcctttgtttttattgtctcatattgtcctaatcttgtccaaatttttattactctattACTACTTTtgtaaccattttattactattaaacttttaaaattttaaaaataagcaattggcatttttcacagctgggacaccttccactatcccaggttgctccaagctccatccaacctaGCCTTGAGCACTTCAAGGATggtcacagcttctctgggaaacttGTGTCAGGGCCTCACCATGCTctgattaaataatttctccccagtatcccatctaaATCCAACCCATTATTTAAAATCCATTCCCTTtgccctgtcaccccaggcccttgtccaaggtccctctctccagctttcttggaggccctttaggtactggaaggtgctctaaggtctccccagaTACCTCATGGTATGAATTAATAGACaaatgaaaacagtattttagaacacacaaaggaaaaaccAGGAGTGGAAAGTGGCACGTTCCTCCACAGGTACCTGAATCTAGATTTAAACATTCACAACCCAGGAAAACATTgaacagcaaaagaaatgaggaccccaaaattattttactaataATTAGATCCATGctatctaggaaaaaaaaaagttcagtgcTGACTTGAGGACAATATGAAATTCCTGTAAAACTACCAGTTATATTTAAAAAGGATtcttagatttattttttaacccaCCTAAACTGCCTATTTATTTACTAAACCTAAAGCAAATCCTAAATCACCCAGAACTTACATCAGATTCTCTTGGTGTGTTGATTATCAGTTAGCTCAGTATATTATTTTCTGTCTAAAAGATTTTGCCTCTGTTTAAGccataaataaaaaagggatgTAAGAGTAAGATGCTTTTGGATTATTGGATGCAGCTTATTAAATGGGAATCCCCTCAATTAAtactatagaaaaaaaaatcccatattAATTAACTTAGCTGAGGAATTGGGAACAAGGAACTTCAGCCACAGCTGAACACTTACCTGTTTGTCCTTGCCCAAAATCTGGCAAGAGTCCCTCCAACAGAGCACACATTTATCTCTATCATCGCAGATAAATGGTATTTCAAACTTGACCTGAATTTTGCACCTTAAATTCTTTGCATAAttcttgaaaaattaaacagtgaGAGAAAAACATACCACCAGAACACTGGAATAACTTGCATGGCAACTTTCAGTTGGGCTTCTTTATTTCACTGGCTGGCACAccacttgtttttctctctgtgatgCAGTGATGGCAAAGAAATCATGGCCAAAGATCCCCTCCATGAAACCATTCAGCCAgcaaaatcccacaaaaatgTTGAAGAAATCCTAAACAATTCTAAGGAGACTGTCAGCATAGGGACAGAAGGACCAGAACAGGTACATGTTTGTGTTGGCTGTAGCAGGGTTTCACCACAAGCTGAGTCACGGGTGTTCAACAGGGCTGGTTTTAGCTGGCCAGGTGAAGTCCTAACCAAGCACTAGAATCAGATCTGAGCCAGGAGAAGGTGGCAGAGGAAGGACATTCCTGTGATTCCAGTGACTACAGCACGTGTTGGGCAGCTGGAGGCGCTGGAGTGACCCTGCCCCACACCTGTGCTCACCCAGAGCAGTgaggtgctggctgcagcagcaggaccctctctcctgctgctcagtgaACATTCCCACagtccagcagtgctgccaaaCATCACCAActcctttgttttccatttcacatTGATTCCATGATTCACACCACCTCTTGGGAGGGGTGAGGAAGAGCCACTGGCTCCAGCCCCACTTCAAATGCACATGTGAGGAGCTGTCAGCTCCTGGCAACACACCCAGTGCTGAAATAGCTGCCTGAAGCAAAGCAACACCCTTTGGCCTGCTACAAACACACTGGTGCAATCCCTCAttccctggcctggctgcctcCTCACTCCAGACCCCTCTGCcactggctgtgcccagagctgaggCCTCAAACCCCGGCATGGCAGCACTCAGGGgctgaaagcacagcactgtcctGGATCTTGACTTCTCCCACAGACAGCAAGAATTCCAGCTCAGAACCACTCCCCAAAAATGAGTGAAACTGCCAAGAGTTGGCCGTGTTTGTTGTGTAGAGTCCCGTGCCCTTGAGCTGATTCCACTGCACTAGAACATCGAGATCCTGGGAGGAAACTTCCCAAGAACAGCCTCCAACCATGAGGGTTTATCTGTCCCTGCAAACACACCGCGTActgacagccctgcaggaagTTCTAGTTCCACCAAAACCTTCTTGTACTGATCCTTGACCAAACTTTTGTGGAAATTTCTTACCCCTCACAGGTAATAGTGTGGTAACCCTCAAAAATCCTCGTGTTTTGGAAGCATTCCAGCAATTCAGTGTTGTGAGGGACAGCacaagctggttttgtttttggagaTGTATCACCTAATGACTCTTGCTGTAGGGATCAGACTCAATATTTGTTTTACCACCTTGTGCCACTGTGGAAAAATGCACCAGGAAAAGCTGCGAGCACACAAAGAATCCAATACCTggacttgcaaaaaaaaagtgaaatctgGAAATTAGTCAATAATAGAAAATTTGAGTTGGAACCACAATATACCAGTCAGTCTACCTCATAAAACCCACAATATCTGGCTGTCAAAAGAAAGGACTGACTACACCAGTGCTGATCACAAAATTATTGCTCAAGTCTTGGCAAAAACAGTCCCACATAGCACTTGAGAACAAAAGAGGCAGTTGTTTATTAatgacaacagaaacaaaaaaaaaataaagcaaacagatgcttatttaaatataaatcttCTAGCCATCTGCTGTTCTGCCAGCctcctatttatttttttcttttttttattcagttacAAAAATTCATCCAGGGCTCAGGAAAACATGATACATAACATAAATTTGTCACCTATGACAACAGCAAACATcatgtaacagaaaaaaacctcaaaatatatttacaaatcCATACTCTGTAGTCATTGAGAAATTCCTTACTTAACGAGTGGCAGATTATGCATGGACACTACATTCCCAGAGGCATTCTCCAGTCAGAGTCACTTAGCATAAAATCCAACTGACAAATAGATTGTCTATAAATAAGGCCAGTTTCACTCCTAATTTATACATTTTGATGACCAGAAGTTTTTGCTATTACtatgttaataaaaaaaaaaaaatagcataacAGCACCTAATCTCACCCAAATGGGATATTCAGACCAAACTGCAGGTTTCATTCTTAGCAGCAGTTATCCAGAGCAGAAACTCACGAGAAAGGACAACAGGATACACCCTTCTAATGCTTTGTATAAAATCAAATCCCTACACCATATTTGCAGTATGATCATAAGTAGGCAATACTTTAAAGATGTGAGATATGAGTACCTTGGACTATCAAGCTGTTTCACACTTcagaaaaaagtaaacaaagcCCAAacaccttcctcttcctctccctccctcagttttcctccctcttcccccacTTCCAAACCAAGGAAATAGAAGTTATACTCTTAATGAATATGAGAACTGGCACCAACATTCATGCTAGTTGCCCTGATGTGCAACAGAGTTCATTTACAACAGTCAGAAATATTCCTATGCACTAGCCCTGAAGAGTTCAGCTTATGCAAACTGTTTGGGCAAAAATCCCAATACAGCATCCAGAGGGTGCAGGAATGTCCAACACTGTTCGTGGATCTCAGAAGTCATCAATGCCTGTGGAATCTTCATCCACTGCAGAGTCACTGGGATTTGCTGCCTAATACAAAACACACCCAGGTTTAAATCAAATCTTCCCTTCCAGTAATTTTAAGAAAGCACTAACAATTGCCTAGAAAAATCTGGGCTGCATTATCACACCCATTAGCTGAAGCAGACATTGTGATCTATGTCCTAAAACCACGGTTAATTTGCAACAGAGGAAATTTTGCCAAACTATTTGACCTTTCACTCCCTAAGGATCCACTGGGTTTCAATATTCCATACCTAAATTATGTAAAGCCACAGTTCAGTAGCTCAGCTGTACACATTTTCTTGGTGGCTTAGGCTGTCTCTTACTAAAGTATCTTAAAACGAAAAGGgtcattacttttaaaataggaGTGGagcaacagagaaaagcaaattacttTTCCAATCAGCTGAAGGGAAAGAAGTTAGGAAGGCAGTAACAATTCCCAAAAATGTGAGCAAGAGTTAAGAGATATCATTTTCTGTTAGAAGCACGACATCTGCTGGCACCTACTCTTAGAGGCACTGGGAATGAGTGTCTGAAATCCTGGGATAAACCTGTCACAGTGTGCaagcagctgcctgctcctgagGAAAGCTCACAGCTCCTCAGTGCTTGCACTAATACTGGGGACAAAATAAATCAAGAGCTCTTCTCTAAATGTGtcaaagaaaagggagaaattaTATAATTAACCCACAATCTCCAAACTAAAACTACATTATAATTAACAGCAAGTGAAGTATCTTGGTGATGTGCAAAGTCATTAAGTGACTTCATGAAATGCACTTTCAGCAAGAACTAATGCACATCACAGGCTCTACAGTTTTTAAACTGTCATTAACTAGAGCATGTCTGAATAGAGAGCTACATTATTATGGCTATAATTAATGAGTGTTCTCCCACCAAGGAGGGAGCTCTGAAACCCAAGCAGTTCATGCAATGCCATGCCTGCAGGCACCAGTGAGGAGCTCTGAATCATGGGGAATGTTTTGTATGGAATCAGCAATACAAACACTACTTGAGCACTGAAATTTTTGTAGTTTTTacaattttggggtttgttttagCCAACTGCCCCTCTGCTTACCATTCATGCAGTGGACACCTTGAATGCTGGACACACCATATGAAACCTAGGGATTGTGACATTAAAGAATCTGTCCTTGTTGTAGAGGCAGTGGAAGGTGTAGTAGCCCTCCATGTATCCAGAGGTTGTGGTAAATGTGGTACAGCTGGTGTACTCGTAGACTTTCCCTGGGCTGATAACTGGGAACTCTCCTGTGGGTAAAATATCACATCACAATAGTAAGGACTGATGGAGAGCTACCATTGAGCAGTTGCTAAAGACTTGCACTCTACAACAGACTCAGGCAGATCACTTGGTATTCTAGTGGATGCATAAATTGATGCTCAGCAATTATTGATATTATAAAAAACTGGAGAGGTGTTAAGCAGCAGGATGTTCAGATACCCCTTACAAACTTGAAAGCCAAAACAGAGGGACACATCTCTTTTTCTCTAATTTTGATACAAAGCCCACAACCCAGCAAACAAGCAATAACAGAATTTTAATAACAAGAACATTAAATACTCTCTCCAGCAATTTTTCACTTACCAACTACTCCAGGACCTTGGACTTCTTCCACATCACCTTTGGCATTTGTTATTCTCCAGTATCGACTCTCCAGCTGACAGGCATTCTCAGGAAGGGCATCTTTGGACATTTCAATTCTAGAAGCCAAAGAACATAACACAATCCTTTCAAGAAATGTTTTAGTGCCCTTGGGATCACCAAGCAgactgggaaaagaaaacaccCACTAAAGTAGCTCAAATCAGTTGGTAGGATCCACCTCCACGCTTCACTGTCTTTTACCTGTTTCTAAATCACAAGAGCTGCTTGTAACTGCTTTCCCCTACCCATCATTGTAATTTAGCAATTACCAATTTGACTGAAACTTTGTGTATCTGACCAAGTAATGATCaggattattttattaaagagtACAGCATGCTGTGCACCTCCTGttcatttcaaaacatttctgaatgCCGTGCATAAACTTGTTTTGAACATCCCACAGGTCTATCCTGCATTGTATGAAttaattcagttatttttaCCTGATTCTGTAAGTGAAGAAATAATGTGGGGGATGTACAGAACTGAGTTCAGGTAGAAAAGAGGTGGACACAGACACAGTGATATCTTCTGTGGTAGCAACACAATCTTTGTCATGCACATAcctgcagagaggagagcaTTAACTCTGCAGACAGCTCTGCACATTCAATACAGAAAACTAAACACAAAAAGTggttaattattaataataactAATAAAAACACTTGTTTAAATAGGGATGTGtcattattaaaagaaaacaacctaGAAACCCTAGCAGCAAATTTATTTACAGATCCAAGGACTTGGTTCTACAGCATCCCAGTTTGACAGAATTAAGGTTCTTGATCGTATTTAGAAGAAATTGCAAGTGCATGAAGATTCAAACACCAGAACAAGTCCTGCTTATTTACATATTCAAGAGACCAATTAGctgaaatatttgggtttttagtAACTCTGAACAGTCCTGCAGCAAAATCACACTCATGGCACACAGAATAAATATCATGTTGTTTGCTAAACTTCAGATAACTTATGATGCAAAATTCTGGTCCCATTACTGCAAAGGTACAAGCTCTGAAGATTCGggttgaaaaaataaagtagctTTAAGCATTCTGGTTTACATGTTTATTTTCAGTAGTTTCATGGGCTTTCACCTCTCCCCACCACCAGTTTTTGTATCAGATACCTCAAACTACTTGGGGAGAGGTAAGCATGCAGAGAAGCAGCACCAAAACCTGGCACTGAGGTTACAAATCCCAGTCACAGTACCTGAAAATCTGGTCTCTGATGATAGGATAACCTCCAGTGACAACTTTGTTTACATAAGATGTAAACCATTCCAAGTAAGATGTACCTAGATGGCAAGGAAGGAAAGCATTCCTAAGGATGGGCAAATTTACCACTAAGCACATTACAGTGAACACCTCAAGGAAAAAGTTTAAAGCTttgattattttcattaaaaactctCAGGCTTATTGAGATGAGTCAGTCAATATTCCAGATCATTCTACCAACAAGGATCATTAGGAGAAACCAATTAAATACTAAAGAGTTCAGGGTGCACCCTCCAGAAATGACACAGCCAACAAAGAATCTCTTAGCTAAGTATTTAACACTATAATCAGGGTCTTATCACTTGGATTCCATATGGAAACCTTCTAAGGAATACTGcagcatttcttctcctttagAAGAGGGATAAATCAGAGACACCCTGCACTCCTCTACAACCTCAGAAGACTAAGGCTGTATGTCATTGTGGGATTTTGTACACTTGCAGCCATTGTCTGAGAGCAGCTTTTCACACACCCACGGCCATTATTATGGAACAGCTTGATTGCTAAGCACACTCTCAAGCTGTCACATTTAATTCTCAAAGAAGAGAGTTTTACAGGCCAGCTCTCTGCACAAGAATTTCTCAGCCATAAATCTTCCAAGCATTGCAATATGGAGTTCAATAGAAAAGTAGAGAGTTCAACTGTTTGTCAATATTAGTGATTCAAAAGTGGATTGAGGCTGAGCTACCAAGAAATTATTATCCTTGCCTTCCCTGGTGTGTTATCAAGTACTCCCACTCCTGTTAGATTAAGTGTACTTACCACTTCTTCCTTAGAGcatgagctgtgtgtgctgtcctTTGATCTTTTGGAATGCTAAGGGACTCCAAGTTTATTATCCTCCTTTCTGTCACTAATCCACAAAATGCAAACCTTGTATAAAGTATACTGTGTATCAAGTAAACCTTGTATAAAGCTCTGAATGGAGGAAGTGGATCTATTTACCTGCCACCTTTAAAATGCTAAGAGAAATGCTGTGCATGGAATTTCCCCTCCACCCATGGTAAAACAAGATTAAGCCAAGTGGAACATTTCTAAATACATTGGATGATCCCACAGTGACTATTTTATGTTGAATATTTAATCAGAAGTGTTACCTGTAATGAACATAACAATAGTAGATGGATTGCGAGCCATTTGCTCCTGAAAGGGAAAGAAGTTTAAGGATATATTAGAGAGCATTGGACTTTCAAGGTTACAATTTAAATAACACTTTCCCTATGTTCACTAAACCTGAAGCCTTGACACATCACTGTAGTCCCAGTCAGATCCTCAGACATGTAAAACTCACAGTGCTCCCATGACCACAGAATTTACAGCTTCAGCTTCCCACCAAGGCTCCTGCACTACCAATCAGCACAGAAGTCCTGTGGGAACACAAACACATCTTCCTTACTGGACACTGGTAGAAGATCTCATATTTATTGCGTCCCTCCACGCTCTCCAGGGCCATGTACTGACTGAGGCCAGTGTGGATGCAGAAGGTCAGGGGCAGGCACTGCTTgagccccagcctctgctggaaGCCCCCGGCCGCCGTGTCGATGTCCAGCAGGTCCTCGGAGCGGTAGTGGTTGGACAGGGCCATGCTGCCCATCAGCCTGGAACAACAAAAACAGGGAACACCAACAGGAGACATCGCTCACAAGGCAAAGCTGGCTGGTCATCTTCTGGAAACTGCTTCTTTCAATGCTCTAGATGCATATGAGACTGAGCTGAAatctgtagccatgatattttctgaaaatcctatccttaggatttttttcctccagagaagctgagaggcctcaggaacaaaatgtaaacagtgATTATCttctgctgtggaatgcaacaggtggatctttgattgggctcatgtggttgtttctaacTAATGgtcaatcacagtccagctgtccagactgtctcggtcagtcacaagcctttgttatcactccttttctattcttagctggccttctgatgaaatcctttcttctgttcttttagtatagttttaatataatatatatcataaaaaaataaatcaagccttctgaaacatggagccaacattctcatctcctccctcatcctgggacccctgtgaacaccaccacaaaaatCCAAGTTGAACGTCCACATGCTGCACCAGGTTATTAGTTCACATCACCCTGGCTTTGTGGAAGCATCACCCAAACCTGAGTGTACACTCCACACCCACACTCCCAGCTGGGAACACCAGGGAAAGGCAAATGAGATGCAAATTCCTGCAGATGCTGAGCAGATGCTGTTATGAAAGCAGTGATTCAGGTGCAAGCTTCCACATGTCAGCATGCTAAGAGCTGTCCCATCCTGGGCAACAGGTTCCATTCCTCTTTCTCCTTAGGAAGTCTGGCCTGGAATAAGCACCTTCTACAGAAGCTGTGCCAACATGCCAACACAGAAACCTGAAGCACCTAACAAGGACAAGTCCCACATAGTTTCTGTTTCTGATCTAACAACCTGCTGCACAAGCTTCCACTGCCTACCCCTGATCTTCCCAGTATTCATCCCCCATGGGACCACACCTTCCGTGGAAAACTCTCTCCAAGCTGGAAGACTTCCCCAGAGCTTTGtgtctgctccagcagcccctccatAGCCACATCATTACAGTAGAGGCTTTTGGGAGTGAAACAGTGGGAAGAGAGGATGCAAATGGCTGCAGAACACCATTTGAAATCTACAGAACTAGGGCACCTATCTCCTCTCTTAAAAAATTTTGAAGTCTCTCCTAGAAAACAGAACTAGAAATCATCCTTATGGTTTCATAAAAGAGTTTCTTGAATCCCTTCCACACATAAAACACTCAAATTGGAGAAAGCTACACCTTCTTTATGAGTGAAGGTTTTGGCAGAGCAATATAAGTGCACTCCTCCCTACTGATATTGCAAAGATTTGCTGTAGTTTTCCATCTTTTGCTTCTGTTTGCAGCACTTCATCAGCTGCTTCAAACACCTAATTTTTCTACAGCAGCAATACCAGAAGCTTTGGTCATCAGCCTTCTAACCCTAATGTAAAAGGGAGTTTTTCACTGCAGAAACTgcataaaatataaacattttctaCTGAGGAAACCCAATTTGCAGAACTGAAAATTTGATTCTACCTTAATATGACTAACTGGTTTTAAGTCATTCCCTAAccattttaaagaataaagaattaCTAAAGAATGAAGCTTAAAGAGTGCAAGGGGCTAATTTACTTCTGTAATACAAAGCCAAACTTCAGGGGAGCAACTTGCAGTGCTATGATTAAAAGTCTAACAGCTGGAAGTTTAGAGTTGTTGCAAAAAACTGACAAGGGTTCTCATTAGGAAAAGGGGAagtgtaaaaataatttgagcaATTAGAAAACCACCTTGGGCTTCCAATTACTTCCAAGATTAGAAGACAGCCAATTTTGGAAGTGTCACTTAAGCGGTGACTCAGTCACAATACATTTAAATGCTTCATTTATCCTGTTCTGGGGACATTTCACCTTTTAATAAG includes the following:
- the FBXO3 gene encoding F-box only protein 3, coding for MAAPPDMELSPSLSLELLPTDPLLLILSFLDYRDLVSCCYLNRRLNQLSSHDPLWKRHCKKYWLISEEEKSRRNQSWRAIFISTYSDLGRYIHYYATLKKAWDDLEQYLGQWCPRMISSLKESVREEDLDAVEAQIRCKLPDDYRCSFRIHNGQKLVVPGLMGSMALSNHYRSEDLLDIDTAAGGFQQRLGLKQCLPLTFCIHTGLSQYMALESVEGRNKYEIFYQCPEQMARNPSTIVMFITGTSYLEWFTSYVNKVVTGGYPIIRDQIFRYVHDKDCVATTEDITVSVSTSFLPELSSVHPPHYFFTYRIRIEMSKDALPENACQLESRYWRITNAKGDVEEVQGPGVVGEFPVISPGKVYEYTSCTTFTTTSGYMEGYYTFHCLYNKDRFFNVTIPRFHMVCPAFKVSTA